The following are from one region of the Moritella sp. 24 genome:
- a CDS encoding RHS repeat-associated core domain-containing protein — MNNGLSRRQFFKFSAIMTGIAIYAPKTLLAKSTTTVDPAIIFENPVGFNGQPKDFALDMYHLGNGYRVYNPALGSFHQFDGEMAPFGDGGLNGYSFASNDPINNIDPSGRADVSGIVGGILRIMYGIANMVTTVMTGGLSSIPTLALSLTKLTTSLISGATGIAAAVIDDPSHPSYDALSKASIVSNLASGASSVSLSGVKAVDNGAKQLKKMGQQSDSTFQKFSKSKWLSKAELSAETVDTVGTSLQAASAFNGNETLAKAGLILKVGSNIFKVGFGARVPARMAKDKVTGSNSTALKLGTKHSRLGSKSGPSLGKYTAGKVATAKLVKETIRSARVSRNIYRLIPSSSPSPAVEIAQSGSYSVLSDTRNELGEDFIGSLDTLYDRHQQWQGPDDLEYGYGLGHFN; from the coding sequence ATGAATAATGGATTATCAAGACGACAATTTTTTAAGTTCAGCGCGATTATGACTGGTATCGCCATTTATGCACCAAAAACACTGCTCGCTAAATCCACGACAACGGTAGATCCAGCCATTATTTTTGAAAACCCTGTTGGATTTAATGGCCAGCCGAAAGATTTTGCACTGGATATGTATCACCTTGGCAATGGCTACCGTGTTTACAACCCAGCCTTAGGTAGTTTCCACCAATTTGATGGTGAAATGGCACCGTTTGGTGACGGTGGTTTGAACGGATATTCTTTTGCCTCAAACGATCCCATTAATAATATAGATCCCAGCGGTAGAGCTGACGTGAGTGGTATTGTTGGGGGGATTTTACGTATCATGTATGGCATTGCTAATATGGTAACAACTGTTATGACTGGGGGATTATCGAGCATTCCAACGCTTGCGCTTAGTTTGACAAAGTTAACTACATCGCTGATATCTGGTGCAACGGGTATCGCGGCAGCCGTTATTGATGATCCGTCGCATCCGTCTTACGATGCACTTTCAAAAGCGTCTATCGTTTCGAACCTAGCAAGTGGAGCCTCTTCTGTCTCGTTAAGTGGTGTAAAAGCGGTAGACAATGGTGCAAAGCAGCTTAAGAAAATGGGGCAGCAGTCTGATAGCACCTTTCAAAAATTTTCAAAATCTAAATGGTTATCCAAAGCAGAACTCAGTGCCGAAACGGTTGATACGGTAGGTACTTCACTTCAAGCCGCCTCTGCATTTAACGGTAATGAGACTTTAGCCAAGGCGGGGTTAATTTTAAAAGTCGGTAGTAATATCTTTAAGGTCGGTTTTGGCGCTCGTGTACCCGCAAGAATGGCAAAGGATAAAGTTACCGGCTCAAACTCAACAGCACTAAAACTGGGCACAAAGCACTCTCGCTTAGGATCAAAATCTGGACCGAGCCTAGGTAAGTATACTGCGGGTAAAGTCGCTACTGCTAAGCTAGTCAAAGAAACCATCCGTAGTGCGCGTGTATCTCGAAATATTTACCGTTTAATCCCCAGTTCTTCACCATCGCCTGCCGTCGAAATTGCGCAGTCAGGAAGCTACTCGGTATTATCAGACACCAGAAATGAACTCGGTGAGGATTTTATTGGCTCACTTGATACGCTATATGACAGGCATCAGCAATGGCAAGGGCCAGATGATCTCGAGTACGGGTACGGTTTGGGGCATTTTAATTAA